GCAGCATGGACGCGCCGCGCGCGGGGTCGAGCTGCAGTCCACCGAGGGTCCAGACCCATCCGACGGCGGCGGTGACAAGCAGGATCGCGAACAGACCAGCGGTCTTCCACACCGTGTCCTCGACCGTCATGCGGTCGGTCTCGAGAGCGCCTGCGGACGGAGCGGCGTACATGCCGTCGAGCTGCGCGTTCAGCGCAGCATCCACCGTCTGGTGCGACGCGGACGCCGCCTGGGTCTGAGCGCCGTAGCCCTGCTGCGACGCGGTGCCGGGGTAGGTCGCGACATTGCGCGGATCCTGGAACGCCGGGTTGTTGAAAGCGGGGTTGTTGAGTGCCATGGCCTCATACTCCAAAGTGATCGCAACGGTTGCGGTGACACCAGACTAGCGGCGCAACCCTTTGAATGGGGTGTTCTACGCTGAGAGCGTGCCTCGCAGATCTCCGCTCGTCATCGGTCATCGCGGTGCTCCGGGATATCGGCCGGAGCACAGCCGGTCCTCGTACGAGCTGGCGCTGGCCATGGGGGTCGATGCCGTCGAGCCTGACGTCGTCGCCACGCGCGACGGAGTGCTCGTCGTACGGCACGAGAACGAGATCTCCGGCACCACCGACATCGCCGACCACCCCGAGTACGCCGATCGCCGCACGACGAAGAAGATCGACGGCGTCTCGCTGACGGGCTGGTTCACCGAGGACTTCACCTGGGACGAACTGTCGGTGCTGCTCTGCCGCGAGCGTCTGCCCGAGATCCGGCCAGAGAGCGCCTCTTTCGACGACACTCAGCCGTTGCTGCGTCTCACGGACCTGCTCGACCTGGTGCGCGAAGGGTCGCTTGCCCACGGACGAGAGATCGGCGTCATCCTGGAGATCAAGCATGCCACCTACTTCGCGAGCATCGGCCTCGATCTCGCACCCTTGATCGAGCGCGATCTGCGTACCGCAGGCTGGGCCGACGGCGAGCATCCGCTCACGATCGAGGCGTTCGAGTCGACCGTGCTCGCAGATCTTCGCGCCCGCAGCATCCCGGCCAGCTACATCTATCTGATCGAATCGACTGGCAAGCCCTTCGACCAGGTCGCGCAGCACGGCCGCGCCGCCCTCACATACGCGGCGACCGTGTCGCCGCGGGGACTGGATGCGCTGGTCGGCGTCGTCGACGGCATCAGCGTGAGCAAGCGGATGCTGCTGAAGCGCGGACGCACGCTTGTCGACGACGCGCACGCTCGGGGGCTGCGCGTTTTCACCTGGACGGCCCGACCCGAGAACGCGTTCCTCGCCGGCGACTATCGAGCTCTCGGCGGCAAAGGGGCGTTCGGTGACTACGAAAGCGAGTGGGAGGCGATCGCGCGGACCGGTATCGACGGCGTGTTCGTGGACCACCCGGATCTCGGAGTCGCGTTCTTCCGCGAATGATCCACAGCCATCCGCGCGATGTCACCCGCATGTGGT
The DNA window shown above is from Microbacterium keratanolyticum and carries:
- a CDS encoding glycerophosphodiester phosphodiesterase family protein: MPRRSPLVIGHRGAPGYRPEHSRSSYELALAMGVDAVEPDVVATRDGVLVVRHENEISGTTDIADHPEYADRRTTKKIDGVSLTGWFTEDFTWDELSVLLCRERLPEIRPESASFDDTQPLLRLTDLLDLVREGSLAHGREIGVILEIKHATYFASIGLDLAPLIERDLRTAGWADGEHPLTIEAFESTVLADLRARSIPASYIYLIESTGKPFDQVAQHGRAALTYAATVSPRGLDALVGVVDGISVSKRMLLKRGRTLVDDAHARGLRVFTWTARPENAFLAGDYRALGGKGAFGDYESEWEAIARTGIDGVFVDHPDLGVAFFRE